Proteins encoded within one genomic window of Lentisphaerota bacterium:
- a CDS encoding ATP-dependent RecD-like DNA helicase, with protein MRWATTVATASTADSGDLCPNATSSAPPPSSTGLLPRTVLDGFGEHGPDDAEPLVTAGPDMAIDKHKPSDAAAEAGHQAAVEKVAGSVVSLVFRNDETGYTVCTIRPTTPAGDVFTLVGSCAAVWEGEEITAEGSWIRHPQHGKQFQAASIVCVTPTSAEGIRRYLGSGMIRGVGKELAKRIVDRFGDTTLQVIERESRRLEEVEGIGKHRRNQIKASWIEQRSVRDIMIFLQSHGIGSAQAARIFRQYGPDAIAVVKSNPYRLCTDVWGIGFKTADAIALSVGVPRESPARARAGLLYLLQSQADEGGHCFGIEADVILHAQELLDIPAETLTEALADEIARGALVRETGHVYLRALYEAEREVAAGLLRLLDHAVRFPSIAAPRALIWAEGKMGIQLADAQRAALVTAIESKVAVITGGPGVGKTTIIRALTEIFTARRLTVALAAPTGRAAKRMSEATGHEALTIHRLLKYNPNDHAFDYDRDNRLEGDVFILDESSMVDIRLMSQLLEALPDTASLILVGDTDQLPSVGPGNVLRDIIRSRAVPCSTLDTIFRQDTTGLIVRNAHHINHGEMIETAEGASDFYFIDTAESDTILTRLVDLVSRRIPQRFGLSPLEDIQVLTPMRRNSLGAENLNTVLQQALNPIGETLARGGTLFRANDRVMQIRNNYDKDIYNGDIGFVRSVDATAREMVVTFDGRPVQYEHAELDELVLAYACTIHKSQGSEYPAVVLILHTQHFKLLQRNLLYTGITRGRRLVCIVGSQQAIQMAIRNNLVVERRTGLQDRLRQHG; from the coding sequence ATGCGCTGGGCGACAACAGTCGCAACAGCCTCGACAGCCGATTCTGGGGACCTGTGCCCGAACGCAACCTCATCGGCCCCGCCACCGTCGTCTACTGGCCTTTTACCTCGCACCGTTTTGGATGGATTCGGTGAACACGGACCTGATGATGCGGAGCCTCTTGTAACGGCGGGACCGGACATGGCGATCGATAAGCACAAACCGTCGGATGCGGCCGCCGAGGCCGGTCATCAAGCCGCAGTCGAGAAGGTCGCGGGTTCGGTGGTGTCCCTCGTCTTTCGCAACGACGAGACCGGCTACACCGTCTGCACGATCCGTCCGACGACCCCAGCGGGAGACGTTTTCACGCTGGTCGGATCGTGCGCCGCCGTCTGGGAGGGGGAAGAGATAACGGCCGAGGGATCGTGGATTCGCCATCCGCAGCATGGCAAGCAGTTCCAAGCCGCCTCGATCGTCTGCGTGACGCCGACCTCGGCCGAAGGAATCCGCCGCTACCTGGGGAGCGGCATGATCCGGGGCGTGGGCAAGGAGCTGGCCAAACGGATTGTCGACCGTTTCGGCGACACCACGCTGCAGGTCATCGAAAGGGAGTCGCGCCGGCTCGAGGAGGTGGAGGGGATCGGCAAACACCGCCGCAATCAAATCAAGGCGTCCTGGATCGAGCAGCGGAGCGTGCGCGACATCATGATTTTTCTGCAGTCCCATGGGATCGGGTCGGCGCAGGCGGCGCGCATTTTCCGGCAATATGGCCCCGACGCCATCGCGGTGGTCAAATCCAATCCCTACCGCCTGTGCACGGACGTCTGGGGGATCGGCTTCAAAACAGCCGACGCGATCGCGCTCAGTGTCGGCGTGCCCCGGGAATCCCCCGCTCGCGCCCGCGCAGGTCTGCTCTACTTGCTCCAGTCGCAGGCCGATGAGGGGGGCCACTGCTTCGGCATCGAGGCCGACGTGATCCTCCACGCGCAGGAGTTGCTCGATATTCCCGCCGAGACGCTGACCGAGGCGCTGGCCGATGAAATTGCCCGTGGCGCGCTGGTTCGCGAAACAGGGCATGTCTATCTGCGCGCGCTTTACGAGGCCGAGCGCGAGGTGGCTGCGGGACTGTTGCGGCTGCTCGACCACGCCGTGAGGTTCCCGAGCATCGCCGCGCCGCGCGCGCTGATCTGGGCCGAGGGTAAGATGGGCATCCAATTGGCCGACGCGCAGCGTGCCGCGCTGGTGACCGCCATCGAATCGAAAGTGGCCGTGATCACCGGCGGCCCCGGAGTCGGCAAAACCACGATCATCCGGGCGCTGACCGAGATATTCACCGCCCGGCGCCTGACCGTTGCGCTCGCCGCGCCCACCGGCCGGGCGGCGAAGCGGATGAGCGAGGCGACCGGCCATGAGGCGCTCACCATCCATCGCCTGCTCAAATACAATCCCAATGATCATGCCTTTGACTACGACCGGGACAACCGGCTGGAAGGCGATGTGTTTATCCTTGACGAGTCCTCGATGGTGGATATCCGCCTGATGAGCCAGTTGCTCGAGGCGCTGCCCGATACCGCCTCGCTGATCCTCGTGGGCGACACCGATCAGCTCCCCAGCGTGGGCCCCGGCAATGTCCTGCGCGATATCATTCGATCCCGCGCGGTTCCGTGCAGCACCCTCGACACCATCTTCCGGCAGGACACCACCGGGCTGATTGTCCGCAACGCGCACCATATCAACCATGGCGAGATGATCGAAACGGCTGAGGGCGCGAGCGATTTCTACTTTATCGATACCGCGGAGTCCGATACGATCCTGACACGGCTCGTCGATTTGGTGTCGCGGCGCATCCCCCAGCGGTTCGGGCTTTCGCCGCTCGAAGATATCCAGGTGCTCACGCCGATGCGGCGCAACAGCCTCGGCGCCGAGAACCTCAACACGGTGCTCCAGCAGGCGTTGAATCCGATCGGAGAGACCTTGGCGCGCGGCGGGACACTGTTTCGCGCGAATGACCGTGTGATGCAGATTCGCAACAATTACGACAAGGACATTTACAACGGCGACATCGGCTTTGTTCGGTCGGTGGACGCCACGGCTCGCGAGATGGTGGTGACCTTTGACGGCCGGCCCGTGCAGTACGAGCATGCCGAGCTGGACGAACTGGTCCTCGCTTACGCCTGCACCATTCATAAGTCTCAGGGGAGTGAGTACCCCGCCGTTGTGCTGATTCTCCATACGCAGCACTTCAAGCTGCTGCAACGGAATTTGCTCTACACGGGGATCACCCGTGGCCGCAGACTGGTTTGCATCGTCGGCTCGCAGCAGGCGATCCAGATGGCTATTCGCAACAATCTCGTCGTTGAACGCCGCACCGGTCTGCAGGACCGGTTGCGGCAGCACGGATGA
- the amrS gene encoding AmmeMemoRadiSam system radical SAM enzyme, with protein sequence MKVTRKRGGSMAQIACTVCPHGCVLGVGQIGRCRVRRNVRGRVVLMAYGHPCAVHVDPIAKKPLYHFLPATKTFSIGTAGCNLSCLNCQNAEISQRSFNKSPSYDLPPRAVAAAAQENGCPSVSYTYTEPLVAIEYVRDCAQVCRETGLRNILVTAGYATSETVRVAASVIDAANVDIKSMNDAFYRKVCGVDSVKPVLDALVQLRAAGVWIEVTCLIIPTLNDTDADFTQLAGWISANLGAETPLHLSRFFPTHQLVELPNTPEETLLRARACALESGLRHVYIGNADISGTDDTICVGCDGVLLRRRGFTVCEDRLQDGKCPTCGRVAAGVWR encoded by the coding sequence ATGAAGGTTACAAGAAAGCGCGGGGGATCGATGGCTCAGATTGCATGTACGGTATGTCCACACGGATGTGTGTTGGGGGTGGGGCAGATAGGACGCTGCCGGGTGAGGCGGAACGTCCGCGGACGTGTCGTGCTGATGGCCTACGGGCATCCGTGCGCGGTTCATGTGGATCCGATTGCAAAAAAGCCGCTTTACCATTTTCTACCAGCGACAAAAACCTTCTCGATCGGCACGGCGGGATGCAACCTGAGCTGCCTCAATTGCCAGAATGCCGAAATCTCCCAGCGCAGCTTTAACAAGTCGCCGTCGTATGACCTGCCGCCGCGGGCCGTGGCCGCCGCTGCTCAGGAGAACGGATGTCCGTCCGTATCTTACACCTACACCGAGCCTCTCGTCGCCATCGAGTATGTGCGCGACTGCGCGCAGGTCTGCCGCGAAACGGGACTGCGTAACATCCTCGTCACGGCGGGCTATGCGACGTCCGAAACGGTCCGTGTGGCCGCGTCGGTGATCGACGCGGCGAATGTGGACATCAAGTCGATGAACGACGCCTTCTACCGCAAGGTCTGCGGCGTGGATTCCGTCAAGCCCGTTCTGGATGCGCTGGTACAGTTGCGCGCGGCGGGTGTCTGGATTGAGGTGACGTGTCTGATCATTCCAACGCTGAACGACACCGACGCGGATTTCACTCAGTTGGCCGGGTGGATTTCGGCGAATCTCGGTGCGGAGACGCCGTTGCACCTCTCCCGTTTTTTCCCGACCCACCAGCTTGTCGAATTGCCGAACACGCCCGAGGAGACCCTGCTGCGGGCGCGGGCCTGCGCGCTGGAGTCCGGATTGCGTCACGTGTATATCGGCAACGCCGACATCTCGGGCACGGACGACACGATCTGCGTCGGCTGCGACGGCGTGCTGCTGCGCCGCCGCGGCTTCACGGTGTGCGAAGATCGTTTGCAGGACGGCAAATGCCCAACGTGTGGCCGTGTCGCAGCCGGGGTCTGGAGATGA
- the amrB gene encoding AmmeMemoRadiSam system protein B, producing the protein MNENRVFVTPLAGRWYSDDRDALRRELAALAPQPAPAPIPGVRAVIVPHAGYAYSGQVAMAAYARFDPGRYDRAVVLGPSHSVALRDCVSVLDVAHIRTPLGDCPADPDFARRLLATPFAIVEPRAHAREHSDQIQIPLLQTVFAGLPLRVVSLVCGGFGDAAAQAFGQTLRGMLDSRTLLVVSTDFTHYGPNFDYVPFTDNVSRRLRELDHRVFERVAAGDAAGFRQVLQETGATVCGENPLTIAIAVAGPGAMVTEIAYDQSGRMTGDWENSVSYLSAWVAW; encoded by the coding sequence ATGAATGAGAATCGGGTCTTTGTCACGCCATTGGCCGGCCGGTGGTACTCCGACGACCGGGATGCGTTGCGGCGCGAACTGGCCGCGCTGGCGCCGCAGCCCGCGCCCGCGCCGATACCCGGCGTGCGCGCGGTCATCGTCCCCCACGCCGGTTACGCGTACTCGGGACAAGTGGCGATGGCGGCCTACGCCCGGTTCGATCCCGGCCGCTATGACCGCGCGGTCGTGTTGGGCCCGAGCCATTCGGTCGCCCTGCGGGATTGCGTGAGCGTGCTGGATGTGGCGCATATCCGGACGCCGCTGGGCGACTGTCCGGCCGATCCCGATTTCGCGCGGCGCCTGCTGGCCACCCCCTTCGCCATCGTCGAGCCGCGCGCCCACGCGCGCGAGCACAGCGACCAGATCCAGATCCCGCTCCTGCAAACGGTGTTTGCCGGGCTTCCGCTGCGCGTGGTTTCTCTCGTCTGCGGCGGGTTTGGCGACGCGGCGGCCCAGGCCTTCGGCCAGACGCTGCGCGGGATGCTGGACAGCCGCACGCTCCTCGTGGTGAGCACCGATTTCACCCACTACGGCCCCAACTTTGATTATGTGCCGTTCACGGACAATGTGTCCCGGCGGCTGCGCGAGCTGGATCACCGTGTGTTCGAGCGGGTCGCCGCCGGAGACGCCGCCGGCTTCCGGCAGGTCCTGCAGGAGACCGGCGCGACGGTGTGCGGAGAGAATCCGCTGACGATTGCTATTGCCGTTGCCGGCCCGGGAGCGATGGTTACCGAAATAGCTTATGACCAGTCCGGTCGAATGACCGGTGATTGGGAGAACTCGGTGAGTTATCTGAGCGCATGGGTGGCGTGGTGA
- the amrA gene encoding AmmeMemoRadiSam system protein A yields MGGVVRCGMLDTATREWLTALARQTVDAAVRGGDIPRQEPEGEGIGVSARQVMGGFVTLTLDGELRGCIGEIVPTREIWRVVREQAVNAALHDPRFQPLTIQEAPQVRIEISALTAPEPVASWREIVLGRHGIVLKKNGRSAVFLPQVPGEQGWDLETTLRFLSRKAGLAPDAWERGAQFLVFDAEVFGEA; encoded by the coding sequence ATGGGTGGCGTGGTGAGGTGCGGCATGTTGGACACGGCGACACGGGAGTGGTTGACGGCACTGGCTCGGCAGACGGTTGATGCGGCGGTGCGGGGCGGCGACATCCCCCGGCAGGAGCCGGAGGGGGAGGGGATCGGCGTGAGTGCCCGGCAGGTGATGGGCGGCTTTGTGACGCTCACACTGGATGGCGAGTTGCGGGGCTGTATCGGCGAGATTGTTCCCACGCGCGAGATCTGGCGGGTGGTGCGCGAGCAGGCCGTCAACGCCGCGCTGCACGATCCGCGCTTCCAACCCCTGACGATTCAGGAGGCGCCGCAGGTGCGGATTGAGATTTCGGCCCTGACCGCTCCGGAACCGGTGGCATCCTGGCGTGAGATTGTCCTCGGCCGCCACGGAATTGTCCTCAAGAAAAACGGACGCAGCGCGGTTTTTCTGCCGCAGGTGCCGGGTGAACAAGGGTGGGATCTCGAGACGACGCTCCGCTTTCTCTCGCGCAAGGCCGGACTCGCCCCTGACGCCTGGGAGCGGGGCGCCCAATTCCTGGTCTTCGATGCCGAAGTCTTCGGGGAGGCATAA